From a region of the Agromyces ramosus genome:
- the era gene encoding GTPase Era has translation MADYRAGFVSIVGRPNVGKSTLTNALVGEKVAITSSKPQTTRRAIRGIVHREHGQLILVDTPGLHRPRTLLGERLNSLVQSTLGDVDVIAFCVPANEAIGPGDRYINEQLEHYPRARKVAIVTKTDATSKAKVAEQLLAVSELRAWDSIIPVSAPRGEQLDVLVDELLALMPASSQPLYPAEARTDEEVTERIAEFIREAALEGVSDELPHSIAVTVEDMVERDDKNLLEVYANLYVERDSQKGIIIGKGGERLREVGATARAQIEGLLERKIYLSLHVKVAKDWQRDPKQLGRLGF, from the coding sequence GTGGCTGACTATCGTGCCGGATTCGTGTCGATCGTGGGGCGCCCGAACGTCGGCAAGTCCACGCTCACGAACGCCCTCGTGGGGGAGAAGGTCGCGATCACGAGTTCGAAGCCGCAGACCACGCGCCGGGCGATCCGGGGCATCGTGCACCGCGAGCACGGACAGCTCATCCTCGTCGACACCCCCGGCCTCCACCGCCCCCGCACCCTTCTCGGCGAGCGTCTGAACTCGCTCGTGCAGTCGACGCTCGGCGACGTCGACGTGATCGCATTCTGCGTGCCCGCGAACGAGGCCATCGGCCCCGGCGATCGATACATCAACGAGCAGCTCGAGCACTATCCGCGGGCCAGGAAGGTGGCGATCGTCACGAAGACGGATGCGACGTCGAAGGCCAAGGTCGCCGAGCAGCTCCTCGCCGTCTCCGAGCTGCGGGCCTGGGACTCGATCATCCCGGTGTCGGCCCCCCGTGGCGAGCAGCTCGACGTACTCGTCGACGAACTGCTCGCGCTCATGCCCGCATCGTCGCAGCCGCTGTACCCCGCCGAGGCACGCACCGACGAGGAGGTGACCGAGCGCATCGCCGAGTTCATCCGCGAGGCAGCGCTCGAGGGTGTCTCCGACGAGCTGCCGCACTCGATCGCGGTCACCGTCGAAGACATGGTCGAGCGCGACGACAAGAACCTCCTCGAGGTGTACGCGAACCTCTACGTCGAGCGCGACAGCCAGAAGGGCATCATCATCGGCAAGGGCGGTGAACGCCTGCGCGAGGTGGGAGCCACGGCGCGCGCCCAGATCGAGGGGCTGCTCGAGCGCAAGATCTACCTCTCCCTGCACGTCAAGGTCGCGAAGGACTGGCAGCGCGATCCGAAGCAGCTCGGGCGCCTCGGCTTCTGA
- a CDS encoding sensor histidine kinase, with amino-acid sequence MPEAMTGLVNAYGGSVQTTLSRGRITTDVVLAVVFALVCLPLAWLGGASDLVSLVLFSAALAVRRLSPGWSLGIAWAAAVVQMAMLRDLQLYDVAVLGVLYSTAAHGGRVVKWAGLVSAGVGALVATGYLALVKPLFDQAAPIGDNAWSMLFTAAFLFIASIAVLVLAWTTGLLVRSVRDTREVRRREDAANRERELVEYRYVVEQERNRIARDMHDVVAHSLAVVIAQSDGGRFAARARPEAAVEALETIAGVARGALGDVRLLLAELRHDEAGAPQPVLDDLEELLAQVRAAGLDLRFTETGDRLPLGTGHQIAVYRIVQEGLTNALRHGDTSVPVHLEFAWDAGGVAVTVVNARRADAAPPDSHAFRHGIPGMRERAQLAGGALRVETGDDGMFRLIARIPAQQVSTV; translated from the coding sequence GTGCCTGAAGCGATGACCGGGCTCGTCAACGCGTACGGTGGATCGGTGCAGACCACCCTGAGCCGCGGCAGGATCACGACCGATGTCGTGCTCGCCGTCGTCTTCGCCCTCGTCTGCCTGCCGCTCGCGTGGCTCGGCGGCGCATCTGATCTCGTGAGCCTCGTCCTCTTCTCGGCGGCGCTCGCGGTGCGGCGACTCTCGCCGGGCTGGTCGCTCGGCATCGCGTGGGCGGCGGCCGTCGTGCAGATGGCGATGCTGCGCGACCTGCAGCTCTACGACGTCGCGGTGCTCGGCGTGCTCTACTCCACCGCCGCGCATGGCGGGCGAGTCGTCAAGTGGGCCGGCCTCGTGTCGGCCGGCGTGGGTGCGCTCGTGGCGACCGGCTACCTCGCCCTCGTGAAGCCGCTCTTCGACCAGGCGGCACCGATCGGCGACAACGCGTGGAGCATGCTCTTCACCGCCGCGTTCCTCTTCATCGCCTCGATCGCGGTGCTCGTGCTCGCCTGGACCACCGGGTTGCTCGTGCGGTCCGTGCGCGACACCCGCGAGGTCCGGCGCCGTGAGGATGCCGCAAACCGCGAGCGCGAGCTCGTCGAGTACCGGTACGTCGTCGAGCAGGAGCGCAACCGCATCGCCCGCGACATGCACGACGTCGTCGCCCACTCGCTCGCGGTCGTGATCGCCCAGTCCGACGGCGGCCGGTTCGCCGCCCGGGCGCGACCCGAGGCGGCGGTCGAGGCGCTCGAGACGATCGCGGGCGTCGCGCGCGGTGCGCTCGGCGACGTTCGGCTCCTGCTCGCCGAGCTCCGCCACGATGAGGCGGGGGCACCGCAGCCCGTGCTCGACGACCTCGAAGAACTGCTCGCGCAGGTTCGCGCGGCAGGTCTCGACCTGCGGTTCACCGAGACGGGCGATCGGCTCCCGCTCGGCACCGGGCACCAGATCGCGGTGTACCGCATCGTGCAGGAGGGCCTCACGAACGCGCTCCGCCACGGCGACACCTCGGTGCCGGTGCACCTCGAGTTCGCCTGGGATGCGGGCGGTGTCGCCGTCACGGTCGTGAACGCGAGGCGAGCGGATGCCGCGCCGCCCGACTCGCATGCGTTCCGCCACGGCATTCCGGGCATGCGCGAGCGTGCACAGCTGGCCGGCGGCGCCCTGCGGGTCGAGACCGGCGACGACGGCATGTTCCGGCTGATCGCCCG